The following coding sequences lie in one Niabella agricola genomic window:
- a CDS encoding DUF4142 domain-containing protein: protein MKQSIFSLLVCVVMVLGAIATACNTGPDSRKAAQDSNEVKFNKSDTANPSTATLEKDADFAVTAADGGRMEVELGQLAQRNGQRQEVKDFGRMMEKDHSAANSELKALAAQKNISLPDSLSEGMKRKYDRLRDLKGAAFDKEYIKLMVADHQEDVDAFRHYTDKGADQNLVQWAKGKLPVLETHLQHAQQVDSLLKH from the coding sequence ATGAAACAGTCTATTTTTTCCCTTTTGGTATGCGTGGTAATGGTGCTGGGCGCCATCGCCACGGCCTGTAATACGGGGCCTGACAGCAGGAAGGCCGCACAAGACTCCAATGAAGTCAAATTTAACAAAAGCGACACGGCCAATCCGTCTACAGCAACACTTGAAAAAGATGCGGATTTTGCGGTAACGGCCGCTGATGGCGGACGGATGGAAGTGGAGCTGGGCCAACTGGCGCAGCGTAATGGCCAACGGCAGGAAGTAAAAGATTTTGGCCGGATGATGGAAAAGGATCATTCGGCAGCCAATAGTGAATTAAAGGCGTTGGCTGCACAAAAAAATATTTCATTGCCTGATTCTCTCAGTGAGGGGATGAAGCGGAAATACGACCGGCTCCGCGATCTGAAAGGCGCTGCTTTTGACAAAGAATACATCAAACTGATGGTAGCGGATCACCAGGAAGATGTAGATGCGTTCCGGCATTATACAGATAAAGGCGCTGATCAAAACCTGGTGCAATGGGCTAAGGGAAAGCTACCGGTGTTAGAAACGCACCTGCAGCATGCACAGCAGGTAGACAGCCTGCTGAAACACTGA
- a CDS encoding pyridoxal phosphate-dependent aminotransferase yields MKLSRLAENTPPSGILAISNAVKKRAAAGERLLNYTVGDFDPWLFPIPKLLEDEIVRAYRNRQTNYPATDGNEDLRAAIAAFIKQQQGLSYTPQEFMIGSGGRPLLFAAYQMIVDPGDTVIYPVPSWNNHFYVQLTGALPCIVETKPEHNFMPTVDEIRPFIKDAVLLALCSPQNPTGTCFSEPQLKSICDMVVNENARRGAGEKKLYILYDQMYYLLNYGRQAHVSPVSVCPEVQPYTIYIDAISKAFAATGVRVGWCYGPEPVISKIKTMLNHVGAWAPMAEQKAVAAFLDNHTEVVAYLTGFKEALLLRLTKIYKGLLEMKKKGLPVDAIAPAASIYLSVKIALPQDMTTLLLEEAGIALLPFSVFGAAHARNWYRLSVGTCRMEDIEPMLGSLQKVLELYTEPVQRTGQH; encoded by the coding sequence ATGAAATTATCACGACTGGCTGAAAACACGCCGCCTTCGGGTATTCTGGCGATCAGCAATGCGGTAAAAAAAAGAGCGGCTGCCGGTGAACGGCTCCTGAATTACACGGTTGGTGATTTCGATCCCTGGCTGTTTCCGATTCCGAAATTACTGGAAGATGAAATTGTAAGGGCTTATCGCAACCGGCAAACCAACTACCCGGCAACCGACGGGAACGAGGATCTGCGCGCTGCCATTGCCGCGTTTATAAAACAACAGCAGGGGCTTTCCTATACTCCGCAGGAGTTTATGATCGGAAGCGGCGGCCGGCCTTTGCTCTTTGCTGCGTATCAGATGATCGTTGATCCCGGCGATACCGTGATCTATCCCGTGCCTTCCTGGAATAACCATTTTTATGTACAGCTTACCGGCGCGCTGCCATGTATTGTAGAAACAAAGCCGGAGCACAATTTTATGCCTACGGTGGATGAAATACGGCCTTTTATAAAGGACGCTGTGCTGCTGGCCCTTTGTTCACCTCAGAATCCAACCGGTACCTGCTTTTCTGAGCCGCAATTAAAATCGATCTGTGACATGGTAGTGAACGAGAATGCACGGCGCGGCGCTGGTGAAAAAAAGCTGTATATTCTGTATGATCAAATGTATTACCTGCTCAATTATGGCCGGCAAGCACACGTAAGCCCGGTAAGCGTTTGCCCGGAAGTTCAACCCTATACGATCTATATTGATGCCATCAGCAAGGCTTTTGCGGCAACGGGTGTGCGCGTGGGTTGGTGTTATGGCCCGGAGCCGGTGATCAGCAAGATAAAAACCATGCTTAACCATGTAGGCGCCTGGGCACCGATGGCGGAGCAGAAGGCGGTAGCGGCGTTTTTAGATAATCACACGGAGGTTGTAGCCTATTTGACCGGGTTTAAGGAGGCGCTGTTACTGCGGCTGACAAAAATTTACAAAGGTCTCCTGGAAATGAAAAAGAAAGGATTGCCGGTTGATGCGATTGCACCAGCGGCTTCTATTTATCTTTCTGTTAAAATAGCATTGCCACAGGATATGACAACGCTGCTGCTGGAGGAAGCAGGCATTGCCCTGCTGCCTTTTAGCGTATTTGGCGCGGCACATGCCCGCAACTGGTACCGGTTAAGCGTGGGCACCTGCAGGATGGAAGACATAGAACCGATGCTCGGCAGTTTGCAAAAAGTACTGGAACTGTATACGGAACCGGTACAGAGGACCGGCCAACACTAA
- a CDS encoding SRPBCC family protein gives MNPKNLIATAQITVNAPVSKVWDALVNPDLIKKYMFGAAVSSNWTQGSKITWKGMFNGKEYEDKGVLLEVLPEKRLVYSHFSALSGKPDIPENYHTVTIVLNSHGNQTQVKLEQDKNETEKSKAESEQNWGVMLNGLKNLLEGS, from the coding sequence ATGAACCCGAAAAATTTGATTGCTACAGCACAGATAACCGTGAACGCTCCTGTTAGTAAGGTTTGGGACGCGCTGGTGAACCCCGATTTGATCAAAAAGTATATGTTTGGGGCCGCGGTAAGTTCCAACTGGACCCAGGGGAGCAAGATCACCTGGAAAGGAATGTTCAACGGGAAAGAATATGAGGATAAAGGAGTTCTGCTGGAGGTCCTGCCGGAAAAGCGGCTGGTATATAGTCATTTTAGCGCTCTGTCCGGTAAGCCGGATATCCCGGAAAATTATCATACGGTAACCATTGTCCTGAACAGCCATGGCAATCAAACGCAGGTAAAGCTGGAGCAGGATAAAAACGAAACTGAAAAAAGCAAGGCAGAGTCGGAGCAAAACTGGGGCGTAATGTTGAACGGCCTTAAAAATTTATTGGAGGGTTCCTGA
- a CDS encoding glucose 1-dehydrogenase — MENEKEEKLRPGQVQAKPGIENEMQPRPQSDPKPYADGKLAGKTALITGGDSGIGRAVALLFAKEGARVAVAYLNEDEDAVYTQNQITTLGGTCRLIKADLSKEAACQQTVKETVQLFGELDILVNNAGTQWEQSSIEGISTEQLLQTFHTNFFSCFWMSKYAVGYMKKGAAIVNTTSVTAYRGSPHLLDYAATKGAIVAFTRSLAGNLVKKGIRVNAVAPGPVWTPLIVASFDKEKVASFGNDVPMERAGEPNEIAPCYVFLASDDASFMTGQVLHPNGGEIING, encoded by the coding sequence ATGGAAAACGAAAAGGAAGAAAAACTGCGGCCGGGCCAGGTACAGGCAAAGCCGGGTATTGAAAATGAAATGCAGCCGCGTCCCCAGAGTGATCCGAAGCCCTATGCGGACGGAAAGCTGGCGGGCAAAACAGCCTTGATCACCGGCGGCGACAGCGGTATCGGGAGGGCGGTTGCTCTGCTGTTTGCAAAGGAAGGGGCTCGTGTGGCGGTAGCTTATCTGAATGAAGATGAAGACGCCGTGTATACTCAAAACCAGATTACAACCCTTGGAGGTACCTGCCGGCTCATTAAAGCAGATCTTAGTAAAGAGGCAGCCTGCCAGCAAACTGTGAAAGAAACAGTACAGCTATTCGGTGAATTGGATATTTTGGTGAACAATGCGGGCACACAGTGGGAACAGTCCTCTATTGAAGGGATCAGTACCGAACAGTTGCTGCAAACGTTCCACACCAATTTTTTTTCCTGTTTCTGGATGTCGAAATATGCAGTAGGCTATATGAAAAAGGGAGCTGCCATTGTCAACACCACTTCGGTGACTGCTTACAGGGGCAGCCCCCACTTATTAGATTACGCAGCTACAAAGGGCGCCATTGTGGCTTTCACCAGGAGCCTTGCCGGTAACCTGGTAAAAAAGGGAATCCGCGTAAATGCAGTGGCACCCGGACCCGTCTGGACCCCTTTGATCGTAGCTTCATTTGATAAAGAAAAGGTAGCCTCCTTTGGTAATGATGTGCCAATGGAACGGGCGGGCGAACCGAATGAAATTGCGCCCTGTTATGTATTCCTGGCCAGTGATGACGCCAGTTTTATGACCGGCCAGGTACTGCATCCCAACGGTGGAGAAATTATTAACGGCTAA
- a CDS encoding fumarylacetoacetate hydrolase family protein, translated as MLEPGNECFVNGIQVSVGNLADMDWTFAELIERASYGADLYPGDVIGSGTVGTGCFLELNGTGKLEDPGYKEQWLQPGDKVVMEVEELGQLENRIEKEATDFSILEHKKV; from the coding sequence ATGCTGGAACCTGGAAATGAATGCTTTGTAAACGGCATCCAGGTAAGCGTGGGCAACCTGGCGGATATGGACTGGACCTTCGCAGAACTTATAGAACGGGCTTCTTATGGAGCCGATCTCTACCCCGGCGATGTGATCGGGAGCGGTACAGTGGGAACCGGTTGTTTTTTGGAATTGAATGGCACCGGGAAACTGGAAGATCCCGGCTATAAAGAGCAATGGCTGCAGCCGGGGGATAAGGTTGTTATGGAGGTTGAGGAACTCGGTCAGCTGGAGAACAGGATCGAAAAAGAAGCAACGGATTTTAGTATCTTGGAACATAAAAAGGTTTAG
- a CDS encoding AraC family transcriptional regulator, producing MVKKKESIITEYHLNAHRPDRLQLALHDLGNYLKEHRSDTTQPHIHSFYQLIWFRRGTGTHFVDFKAYRVSRNTLFFIAKNQVHYFDQQTHYEGVLIHFNELFLGNNDRGFDFLVGCSLFNNPYQMPCCPVETDQEALLDTCLELIKTEWKHEETFAREELLRIYLKAFLIQAQRARNALEKQEGRIPYMPDEKRTQLLLFVNLLEKNYHKGMTVSEYADLLHISTRTLSDLIHETLGKTPSQMIQERMILEAQRLLLHSNLNVNQIGYRLGFDDPSYFVKYFKKYTQISPSEFRKSVS from the coding sequence ATGGTAAAGAAAAAAGAATCCATTATTACAGAGTATCATCTGAACGCGCACCGGCCGGATCGGCTGCAACTGGCTCTTCACGACCTGGGCAATTACCTGAAAGAGCATCGAAGCGATACGACCCAACCGCATATCCATAGTTTTTACCAGCTTATTTGGTTCCGGCGGGGCACCGGAACGCATTTTGTAGACTTTAAAGCATATCGCGTTTCCCGGAATACCCTGTTTTTTATTGCTAAAAACCAGGTACATTATTTCGACCAGCAAACCCATTACGAAGGCGTATTGATTCATTTTAATGAGTTGTTCCTGGGAAACAATGATCGTGGATTTGATTTCCTGGTAGGTTGCAGCCTGTTTAATAATCCGTATCAAATGCCCTGTTGCCCTGTTGAAACGGACCAGGAAGCATTGCTGGATACCTGCCTGGAACTAATAAAAACCGAATGGAAACATGAAGAAACTTTTGCCAGAGAAGAATTATTACGCATCTATCTGAAAGCCTTCCTGATTCAGGCACAACGCGCCCGGAATGCATTGGAAAAACAGGAGGGCAGGATACCGTATATGCCCGATGAAAAAAGAACGCAGCTGTTGCTGTTTGTAAACCTGCTTGAAAAGAACTACCATAAGGGCATGACGGTATCCGAATATGCAGACCTGCTTCATATTTCCACCCGGACTTTGTCTGATCTTATACATGAGACCCTTGGTAAAACACCCTCGCAGATGATACAGGAACGGATGATCCTGGAGGCGCAGCGCCTGCTGCTGCATTCGAACTTAAACGTTAATCAAATTGGTTACCGGCTGGGGTTTGACGATCCTTCCTACTTTGTAAAGTATTTTAAAAAATATACCCAAATATCGCCTTCCGAATTCCGGAAATCGGTTTCCTGA
- a CDS encoding fumarylacetoacetate hydrolase family protein: MKLVSYLSNGNEQLGLLVRDRIHDPSLLVPGAPGTMNRLLENWETYFPLLVEANETLVAGKSPEAGVALSRVQLLAPVPHPASCRDGYAFRQHVATARRNRKVPMIPEFDQYPVFYFTNHHSVAGPGIITCMPDHFQKLDFELEVAIAICKKGRNIKAADADAYIGGLMIMNDFSARTLQMEEMILNLGPAKGKDFATAIGPWLVTTDALASREVSPASGHTGKCWNLEMNAL, from the coding sequence ATGAAACTGGTATCTTATTTAAGCAACGGAAATGAACAATTAGGATTGCTGGTCAGGGACCGTATCCATGATCCTTCGTTGCTGGTGCCCGGTGCACCGGGCACCATGAATCGGCTGCTCGAAAACTGGGAAACGTATTTCCCCTTACTGGTTGAAGCAAATGAAACCCTCGTAGCCGGAAAATCTCCGGAAGCAGGAGTGGCCTTAAGCCGTGTTCAGCTACTGGCGCCTGTACCGCATCCTGCTTCCTGCAGGGACGGTTATGCGTTCCGGCAACACGTAGCAACAGCGCGCAGAAACCGTAAAGTGCCTATGATCCCGGAGTTTGATCAGTATCCGGTATTTTACTTTACCAATCACCACAGCGTCGCCGGTCCCGGAATTATAACCTGTATGCCGGATCATTTCCAGAAACTGGATTTTGAACTGGAGGTGGCCATTGCGATTTGTAAAAAAGGCAGGAATATAAAAGCTGCGGATGCAGATGCATATATCGGGGGGCTGATGATCATGAATGACTTTAGCGCCCGTACCCTGCAGATGGAAGAAATGATATTAAACCTGGGGCCGGCCAAAGGAAAGGACTTTGCCACCGCAATTGGCCCCTGGCTGGTAACAACGGATGCCCTGGCATCCCGGGAGGTATCACCCGCGTCTGGGCATACGGGTAAATGCTGGAACCTGGAAATGAATGCTTTGTAA
- a CDS encoding KGG domain-containing protein, protein MKAKQEARGAKRHQPESSVFEEIYKLGYKHGFEDANEEDEYDDDFSEYEDEYDDYEVSAGHEGEEEDMEANVENEDTGTRKSSSSRSSGSGKDRSGNRSSSGGGSRQGFAAMSKQQRTRIARKGGQAAHAGNGGSGRKSTGRR, encoded by the coding sequence ATGAAAGCAAAGCAGGAAGCACGAGGTGCAAAACGGCATCAGCCGGAGAGTTCGGTTTTTGAAGAGATCTACAAACTGGGCTATAAACATGGGTTTGAAGATGCGAATGAAGAGGATGAATATGACGATGATTTCTCAGAATATGAAGATGAGTACGATGATTATGAAGTCAGTGCCGGTCACGAAGGTGAGGAAGAGGACATGGAAGCGAATGTGGAGAATGAGGATACCGGTACCCGCAAAAGCAGCAGCAGCCGGTCTTCCGGCTCCGGAAAAGATCGGAGTGGAAACAGGTCTTCCTCCGGGGGGGGCTCAAGGCAGGGATTTGCAGCCATGAGTAAACAACAACGCACACGTATTGCAAGAAAAGGAGGACAGGCCGCTCATGCCGGCAACGGCGGATCCGGAAGAAAGTCCACAGGCCGTCGTTAA
- a CDS encoding flavin reductase family protein, with protein MTIDLTTLTPLDTQHYLQHIIAPRPICFASTTDQDGNINLSPFSFFNLFSTNPPVVVFSPSRRVRDNTTKHTLQNVLAVPEVAINIVDYDMVQQVSLASCEFPKHTNEFIKAGFTMEPSRRIRPPLVKESKAKMECRVLEVKPLGNSGGAGNLVICEVLLVHIDEAILDEANRVDQRKLHHVARLGGNWYCKVTPDNLFEVEKPNTQLGMGIDALPAPIRNSGVLTGNDLGVLANATAMPAVDPEFTDPTLTALLQLENSEERIHRYAQQLIREGATGKAWQVLLSRI; from the coding sequence ATGACTATAGATTTAACTACTCTTACACCATTAGATACACAGCATTACCTGCAGCACATCATTGCGCCCAGGCCTATCTGTTTTGCGAGTACCACTGACCAGGACGGGAATATTAACCTGAGTCCGTTCAGTTTTTTTAACCTGTTCTCTACAAATCCGCCGGTAGTGGTGTTTAGCCCTTCCCGAAGGGTACGGGATAATACCACCAAGCATACGCTTCAGAATGTACTGGCAGTACCGGAAGTAGCCATTAATATTGTAGATTATGATATGGTGCAGCAGGTTTCGCTCGCCAGTTGCGAGTTTCCGAAGCATACCAATGAATTTATAAAAGCCGGCTTCACGATGGAGCCGTCGCGTCGGATCCGGCCGCCTCTTGTTAAAGAAAGTAAGGCCAAAATGGAATGCCGGGTGCTGGAAGTAAAGCCATTAGGGAACAGCGGCGGTGCCGGCAACCTGGTGATTTGCGAAGTATTGCTGGTGCATATAGATGAAGCCATTTTAGACGAAGCTAACCGGGTCGATCAGCGAAAACTGCATCATGTAGCGCGGTTAGGAGGCAACTGGTACTGTAAGGTAACGCCCGACAATCTTTTTGAAGTGGAAAAACCCAATACCCAATTAGGAATGGGAATAGATGCACTGCCGGCTCCCATCCGCAACAGCGGGGTGCTTACCGGAAATGATCTGGGGGTGCTGGCCAATGCTACGGCGATGCCTGCTGTTGATCCTGAATTTACGGATCCCACATTAACGGCATTATTGCAACTGGAGAACAGTGAGGAGCGGATACACCGCTATGCGCAGCAATTGATCCGCGAGGGCGCCACCGGTAAAGCCTGGCAGGTATTGTTGAGCCGGATCTGA
- a CDS encoding SIR2 family NAD-dependent protein deacylase: protein MNKKKLIVLTGAGISAESGIKTFRDSGGLWEGYDVMEVASPEGWIKDPGLVLDFYNMRRKNVADALPNAAHYGLAALETDYEVHIITQNIDDLHERAGSTHVLHLHGEIFKMRSERLHKPSYEIRGDIRLGDKAPDGSQLRPDIVWFGEAVPMIAPASRLAAEADIFVVIGTSMLVYPAAGLIDYVANDAPKYIIDTSIPALRQLPNLQVIEKPATKGVEALIRLLKV from the coding sequence ATGAACAAAAAGAAACTGATCGTATTGACCGGTGCGGGCATCAGCGCCGAAAGCGGTATCAAAACCTTTCGCGATAGTGGTGGTTTATGGGAAGGATACGACGTTATGGAAGTTGCGTCACCGGAAGGCTGGATAAAGGATCCCGGGCTGGTGCTGGACTTTTACAATATGCGGCGTAAAAATGTAGCAGATGCGCTACCCAATGCCGCGCATTACGGGTTGGCCGCTTTGGAAACCGACTATGAAGTGCATATCATTACACAGAATATCGACGATCTGCATGAGCGGGCAGGCTCTACCCATGTGTTGCACCTGCATGGAGAGATCTTTAAAATGCGCAGCGAACGGTTGCATAAACCTTCTTATGAGATCCGGGGCGATATCCGTTTGGGCGATAAAGCTCCCGACGGCAGCCAGCTGCGACCAGATATTGTTTGGTTTGGAGAAGCGGTACCAATGATCGCCCCCGCCTCCCGGCTGGCAGCAGAAGCAGATATTTTTGTGGTCATCGGAACCTCGATGCTTGTCTATCCTGCCGCAGGGCTGATCGATTATGTGGCAAACGACGCTCCGAAATATATTATTGATACATCTATCCCGGCGCTGCGGCAGCTGCCCAATCTGCAGGTTATCGAAAAGCCGGCTACAAAGGGGGTGGAAGCACTGATCCGGCTTTTGAAGGTATAA
- the chrA gene encoding chromate efflux transporter, translated as MFGFWRHCRYGGHQHFADVLSASYIIPGPNAVEIIMHCGMERGSRAGLVIAGICYILPAMLICLFLGYLYQQYSALPDIQDFIFGLRPATTALVTGTVLRLSKNLLAKSNALLLLCLLVFAGAFSGVNEGILIITAGLLNYAVHRSKGSLPVVAILPAFSAISHVAGRYTHEKFFFIFLKIGALLYGSGYVLFAYMDASLVGRHHWLTHQQLTDAIAVGQITPGPILSSATFAGYLVHGISGGIWATAGIFLPSFFLSFFLHKLLSYARKSQRLRAFLDGLSAASVSIIAVVGLHLLSSSLENWRSTLILVLCLVPTFLLKKLNTVYIILLSSLGGFLLRCL; from the coding sequence ATGTTTGGGTTTTGGAGGCATTGCCGGTATGGTGGCCACCAGCATTTTGCCGATGTATTAAGCGCCTCGTATATCATTCCCGGCCCAAACGCTGTTGAAATCATTATGCATTGCGGGATGGAACGCGGAAGCCGCGCCGGGTTAGTGATTGCCGGCATCTGTTATATCCTTCCTGCCATGCTGATTTGTTTATTCCTGGGCTACCTCTATCAGCAATACAGTGCGCTTCCCGATATTCAGGACTTTATATTCGGGCTTCGTCCCGCCACAACCGCGCTGGTCACCGGAACCGTTCTCCGCCTTTCGAAAAACCTGCTGGCAAAAAGCAATGCTCTGCTCCTGCTTTGCCTGCTGGTATTTGCAGGAGCGTTTTCAGGGGTTAATGAAGGGATCTTAATAATAACAGCCGGCCTGCTTAATTACGCAGTACACCGGTCTAAAGGGTCATTACCAGTAGTGGCCATACTACCGGCGTTTTCAGCTATATCCCATGTCGCCGGCAGATATACGCATGAAAAGTTTTTTTTTATTTTTCTTAAAATCGGAGCGCTTCTTTATGGAAGCGGTTATGTATTGTTCGCCTATATGGATGCATCACTTGTCGGCAGGCATCATTGGCTCACTCATCAGCAACTAACAGATGCCATTGCCGTGGGTCAGATCACACCAGGTCCCATTTTATCCAGCGCCACATTTGCCGGCTACCTGGTACATGGGATCAGCGGCGGTATTTGGGCCACGGCCGGTATTTTCCTGCCATCGTTTTTTTTATCCTTCTTTCTTCATAAACTACTGTCCTATGCAAGAAAAAGCCAGCGCCTCAGGGCCTTCCTGGATGGCTTAAGCGCCGCTTCCGTTTCCATCATTGCCGTAGTGGGTTTACACCTGCTTTCCTCCTCCCTTGAAAACTGGCGTAGCACCCTGATACTGGTCCTTTGTCTGGTACCTACCTTCTTGCTAAAAAAGCTCAATACGGTTTATATTATCCTGCTGAGCAGCCTGGGCGGCTTTCTGCTCCGGTGTTTGTAA
- a CDS encoding DUF2383 domain-containing protein yields MHNTRNKIREMEALNDLIQIHADKIEIYEKCRQYCAGCYLAEFVEDLVQQGHYFIWLMSSYLRKTNAGEPDFVNRSVYRAWHELRALYAVHKTTGLLAAFEYNEDATIRAYEIVLADLAPDHELKQILHHQKQILIDNQRHIRRMQDPPGQYAYP; encoded by the coding sequence ATGCACAATACACGAAACAAGATCCGGGAAATGGAAGCGCTGAATGACCTGATACAGATCCATGCAGATAAAATTGAAATTTATGAAAAATGCAGGCAATACTGCGCCGGATGTTACCTGGCTGAATTTGTAGAAGACCTGGTGCAGCAAGGGCACTATTTCATCTGGCTCATGAGTTCCTATCTGCGTAAAACAAATGCGGGAGAGCCCGATTTCGTAAACCGCAGTGTTTACCGTGCCTGGCACGAGCTCCGGGCGCTTTATGCCGTTCACAAAACAACGGGCTTACTGGCCGCATTTGAATATAATGAGGATGCTACCATAAGGGCATATGAGATCGTGCTGGCCGATCTCGCCCCGGATCATGAACTAAAGCAAATCCTGCATCACCAGAAACAGATCCTCATCGATAATCAACGCCATATCCGTCGTATGCAGGATCCACCAGGTCAATATGCCTACCCTTAA
- a CDS encoding flavin monoamine oxidase family protein, which produces MKQDTTVAIIGGGLSGLTLAWLLHQKNIRATVLEASGRLGGRIHTISGCDGTPMELGATWFCGQHSNLLTLLRDLQQEKFLQYSEGISLFQTKSFEPPQKFFVPASESPSYRVTGGTQKLTDALAQKLPDAVHLNTRVTAIRETNGQLLLETACGRVWAANQVAICIPPQLAAAAITFHPGLPEALQTVLATVQTWMAGAIKFTLEYPEPFWRKEGYSGMLYSHAGIISEMYDHTNFEENKFGFTGFLNGGAASYPPDIRKTLVLQQLNELLGANALSALSYFDKVWNDAFIHEGSPVFQRPHHNNGHPLLQESFMNEKLYFGGTETATAFPGYMEGAVIAAQQLAARLG; this is translated from the coding sequence ATGAAACAGGACACAACAGTAGCGATCATTGGCGGCGGGCTGAGCGGGCTTACCCTGGCCTGGTTATTACATCAAAAGAATATCCGGGCAACGGTTTTAGAGGCCTCAGGCCGGCTGGGGGGACGCATTCATACCATTAGCGGGTGTGACGGAACACCCATGGAGCTGGGTGCCACCTGGTTTTGCGGTCAGCACTCCAACCTGCTGACGCTTCTCAGGGATTTACAGCAGGAGAAATTCCTTCAATACTCGGAAGGCATCTCCCTGTTTCAAACCAAATCGTTCGAGCCTCCGCAAAAATTCTTTGTACCCGCTTCCGAAAGTCCGTCGTACCGGGTAACTGGCGGAACCCAAAAACTGACCGACGCCCTGGCCCAAAAGCTGCCGGATGCTGTTCACCTGAATACACGGGTAACCGCTATAAGAGAGACCAACGGCCAGTTATTACTGGAAACCGCCTGCGGCCGTGTATGGGCGGCGAACCAGGTTGCCATTTGTATTCCTCCACAGCTGGCGGCCGCTGCAATTACCTTCCACCCGGGCTTGCCGGAAGCACTTCAAACGGTATTGGCCACGGTTCAGACGTGGATGGCCGGGGCCATCAAATTTACACTGGAATATCCTGAACCGTTCTGGAGGAAGGAAGGGTATTCCGGTATGCTGTACAGCCATGCAGGAATTATTTCGGAAATGTATGATCATACAAATTTTGAAGAAAATAAATTTGGTTTTACCGGGTTTCTGAATGGAGGCGCAGCGTCCTATCCCCCGGATATCAGAAAAACATTGGTATTACAGCAATTGAATGAACTGCTGGGCGCCAATGCCCTCTCGGCACTTTCCTATTTTGACAAGGTATGGAACGATGCTTTTATCCACGAAGGCAGCCCGGTCTTTCAGCGACCGCATCATAACAATGGGCACCCATTATTGCAGGAATCTTTTATGAATGAAAAGCTATACTTTGGCGGAACAGAAACCGCTACTGCCTTTCCCGGCTATATGGAAGGTGCTGTGATCGCCGCACAACAACTAGCGGCAAGGCTTGGTTAG